The window CCAATTTTTTGTGGTGATTGGATTTTAATATCTTTTAAAAGTTCCATACATTCAAAAATTAATTCTTTTGGGATAGGCTTATCAGTTTTTACAGGAACCATATGGTGAATTCCGCCGATTACTCTGACAATAGATGTAACTACTCTTTTAGGAGCAATAAGTTCTTCTCTACCATAAATAGCTCCTTTTGGACATGAATTACCAGTAACTTTATAATCATTTTCAATATCTATAGTTAAGTGACATCCCATAGGACATAAAATACAAATCATCTCTTTCATTACTATACCTCCTGTAGCTCTATAACAATATCTTTAGAAATTCTTTTTAATAATATCTCAGGAAGAAGAACTTTTTCCATTTCTCCTGGAGCTAAGTGAGCTCTTTTAAAGCTAGCTATAATATTATCTCCTTCTCTAATTACAATTTTTTTGTTTTTATATATATTATTTACCCTCATAAAAATTTCTAATTTATTTTGTAAATTATCTAAGTTAATAACTTGAGGTACAGTATAAACTATTCCACTACCATTTTTGATATTAGAAACATTCTCTAGTTTGCAATTTTCTGTAGCAATATAACATGCTGCAAATTTACCGGCCCTTTCACCTTCTTCACTAACAAAATCTACAAGGTCATGAACATGTACAACATTTCCACATGCAAAAACTCCTGGGATACTAGTTTCCATAGAGTTATTAACAATAGGTCCATTAGTTCTATTATCTAATATAACTCCAGCTTCTTTAGAAAGATCATTTTCTGGAATAAGTCCAACAGATAGAAGAAGAGTATCACATTCGTATTCAGTTTCAGTTCCAGGAATAGGTTTTCTATTTTCATCAACTTTAGCGACAACCACTTTTTCAAGTCTATCTTTTCCTTTAATATCTATAACAGTATGAGAAAGAAGTAAAGGAATGTTAAAGTCATCAAGACATTGAACAATATTTCTGTTTAAACCACCAGAGAAAGGCATTAATTCTACAACAGCTTCAACTTTAGCACCTTCTAAAGTCATTCTTCTAGCCATAATAAGTCCAATATCTCCACTACCAAGAATTAGAGCTTTTTTTCCAACCATATATCCTTCCATATTAATATATCTTTGAGCTGCACCAGCTGTAAATATTCCAGATGGTCTTTCTCCAGGGATAGCAATAGCTCCTCTGGTTCTTTCCCTACATCCCATAGCTAAAATAACTGATCCGGCTTCAATCTCTTGATATCCATCCACAGGATTAATCATAGAGATAACTCTATCTTTAGATATATTTAATACCATAGTTTCAAGCTTTATATCAATTGGATATTGTTTTACAAATTCAATATACTTTTGAGCATATTCTGGTCCAGTAAGTTCCTCTTTAAATCTATGAAGACCAAAACCATTATGAATACACTGTTGTAAAATTCCGCCAAGTTCTTTATCTCTTTCTAAAATAACAATATTTTTAGCTCCATTTTCATAAGCTGATTTAGCAGCAGCAAGGCCAGCAGGACCTCCACCTATAACAACAACATCATATCTCATTATTTCTTCAACTCCTCTATTAGAATGTAAGAATTAGCTTTATCTAAAATAACATCTTTAATATCTTCATTTAATTCTCTAGCAATAATTTCTTGAACTCTTGGTCCGCAGAAGCCTCCCTGACATCTACCTGATCCAGGTCTACATCTTCTCTTAACAGCATCCATAGTTGATGCTTTTACAGGTCTATGTATCGCTTCTACAATTTCACCTTCTGTAATCATCTCACATCTACAAATGATTCTACCAAATCTATTATCCTCTTTAATTTTTTTAGCTTTTTCTTCAGGAGAAAGATGCATGAAAAGTGTATGCTTTCTAGGAGAAATAAAATTCTCTTTTTTTGTAAGTTCAGCACCAGTTTCTTTCAATAAATCAATAGCCGCTAAAGTTATAGCAGGAGCGGCGGATAAACCAGGAGATTTGATTCCAGCGATATCAAAGAATCCTTTTATTGACGACTCTTCAACAATAAAATCTCCTCTATCTGATTCTGCTCTAATTCCAGCAAAAGTTCTAATGTTTTCTCTAAAATTTATATCCTTAATAGAATGGCTACCTTTAAATTTTATATACTCAAGTCTATCAGTAGCAGTTGACACATCGTATCTGTTATTAATATCTTGAGCATCAGGTCCAACTAATAAATTTCCGTGAACTGTTGGAGTAACAAGAATTCCTTTTCCAAGTTTAGATGGACATTGGAAAACTGTTTGATTAACTCTTTTTCCCTGATTTTTATCTAAAACAAAATATTCTCCTTTTCTAGGAAGTATTTTAAATGATTCAGGAGCAATCATTTTATGAATGATATCTGCATGAACTCCTGCACAATTAAAAACATATTTCCCGTGGAAAATACCTGTGTTTGTATGAACATCAAAAGTGTCTCCAATTTTTTCAATATTTTTAACTTCGGTATTTAAGAAAAGGTCAACACCATTTTCAACAGCATTATCTATAAGAGCTTCAGCAAATTCCCATGGAGAAACTATTCCAGCAGAAGAACAGTGTAGTGCAGCAATAGCTTTTTCATCAACATTAGGTTCAAGTTCTCTTAATTTTTTTTGATCAATAATAGCTAAGCCAGGTACTTTATTTATGATACCTCTATTATAAAGAACATTAAGGTGATCTTTTTCTTCATCATTAAAAGCTAATACAAGGGATCCGTTTCGCTTAAAAGGAACAGAAAGCTCATTACATAAATCTTCAT of the Cetobacterium sp. NK01 genome contains:
- a CDS encoding DUF1667 domain-containing protein; protein product: MKEMICILCPMGCHLTIDIENDYKVTGNSCPKGAIYGREELIAPKRVVTSIVRVIGGIHHMVPVKTDKPIPKELIFECMELLKDIKIQSPQKIGTVVLNNILGTDANIVLTRDI
- a CDS encoding NAD(P)/FAD-dependent oxidoreductase, translating into MRYDVVVIGGGPAGLAAAKSAYENGAKNIVILERDKELGGILQQCIHNGFGLHRFKEELTGPEYAQKYIEFVKQYPIDIKLETMVLNISKDRVISMINPVDGYQEIEAGSVILAMGCRERTRGAIAIPGERPSGIFTAGAAQRYINMEGYMVGKKALILGSGDIGLIMARRMTLEGAKVEAVVELMPFSGGLNRNIVQCLDDFNIPLLLSHTVIDIKGKDRLEKVVVAKVDENRKPIPGTETEYECDTLLLSVGLIPENDLSKEAGVILDNRTNGPIVNNSMETSIPGVFACGNVVHVHDLVDFVSEEGERAGKFAACYIATENCKLENVSNIKNGSGIVYTVPQVINLDNLQNKLEIFMRVNNIYKNKKIVIREGDNIIASFKRAHLAPGEMEKVLLPEILLKRISKDIVIELQEV
- a CDS encoding NAD(P)/FAD-dependent oxidoreductase, with amino-acid sequence MYDILIIGAGIVGTGIARELSKYKLKVAVLEKDTDVANETTKANSAIVHGGYDAKEGSLMAKLNVLGNSLYEDLCNELSVPFKRNGSLVLAFNDEEKDHLNVLYNRGIINKVPGLAIIDQKKLRELEPNVDEKAIAALHCSSAGIVSPWEFAEALIDNAVENGVDLFLNTEVKNIEKIGDTFDVHTNTGIFHGKYVFNCAGVHADIIHKMIAPESFKILPRKGEYFVLDKNQGKRVNQTVFQCPSKLGKGILVTPTVHGNLLVGPDAQDINNRYDVSTATDRLEYIKFKGSHSIKDINFRENIRTFAGIRAESDRGDFIVEESSIKGFFDIAGIKSPGLSAAPAITLAAIDLLKETGAELTKKENFISPRKHTLFMHLSPEEKAKKIKEDNRFGRIICRCEMITEGEIVEAIHRPVKASTMDAVKRRCRPGSGRCQGGFCGPRVQEIIARELNEDIKDVILDKANSYILIEELKK